In Armatimonadota bacterium, one DNA window encodes the following:
- a CDS encoding cation:dicarboxylase symporter family transporter: protein MALGFGLGGFCHGRPELAANVVPVIQPIGDLWVNALKVAVLPLVLTLIVCGVAGLPLSENGKRWTVASALVFLGLLVVAAIFALAVGVPYVSALGPKPETTVLEVSSVASGAVGTGFGDWLAGLIPSHGLAAMASGDMLPVVVLALMFGLAMRQIAEEKRKPILQLAEGIRDVVLVFVGWVVKALPIGVFCLSLAFASKLGLEFGASVLHFMVYTCVALTLFTFLLGILASVFGRVPWSLFSRSVAPAQAVAIGTRSSLASLPALFQGARALGLPDPAHEIVLPMAAALLKVNRPISAVSKLLFCAAMFGVTLSPLGVLTFVLTVFLLSLATPGVPSAGSKVTLGAYMAAGLPAEGILLLDATDSITDIFKTVCNVTGNFASATLASRFATRGTEGSE from the coding sequence TTGGCTTTGGGCTTTGGTCTGGGAGGATTCTGCCACGGCCGCCCCGAGCTTGCCGCCAATGTCGTCCCCGTGATCCAACCGATCGGCGACCTGTGGGTGAATGCGCTCAAAGTGGCCGTCTTGCCTCTTGTGCTCACCTTGATCGTTTGCGGCGTGGCGGGCCTTCCCCTCAGCGAAAACGGGAAGCGATGGACCGTGGCCTCTGCGCTTGTCTTTTTGGGGCTCCTGGTAGTGGCAGCCATCTTCGCGCTGGCGGTCGGTGTTCCCTATGTTTCGGCCCTAGGGCCCAAGCCGGAAACGACAGTCCTGGAAGTCAGTTCGGTTGCTTCAGGCGCCGTGGGCACTGGCTTTGGCGACTGGCTCGCCGGGCTCATCCCATCGCACGGCCTCGCTGCAATGGCCTCCGGTGACATGCTCCCGGTGGTTGTTCTGGCGCTGATGTTCGGTCTGGCCATGCGCCAGATCGCCGAAGAAAAGCGCAAGCCCATCCTTCAGCTTGCGGAGGGAATCCGCGACGTCGTGCTGGTGTTCGTCGGCTGGGTGGTCAAGGCCCTGCCGATCGGCGTGTTCTGCCTCTCGCTCGCCTTTGCGTCGAAACTGGGCCTCGAGTTCGGCGCGAGCGTGCTGCATTTCATGGTCTACACGTGCGTCGCGCTCACCCTCTTCACCTTTTTGTTGGGGATCCTTGCATCGGTTTTCGGGCGGGTGCCTTGGAGCCTCTTCAGCAGGTCCGTAGCCCCGGCGCAAGCGGTAGCCATCGGCACGCGCTCCTCGCTGGCGTCCTTGCCGGCGCTCTTCCAGGGCGCGCGCGCCCTGGGGCTTCCAGACCCTGCGCATGAGATCGTGCTGCCGATGGCCGCGGCCCTGCTCAAGGTCAACCGACCCATTTCCGCCGTTTCCAAGCTGCTCTTTTGCGCTGCGATGTTCGGTGTCACACTGAGCCCTCTGGGCGTGCTGACCTTCGTGCTGACGGTGTTTCTCCTCAGCCTCGCCACACCTGGGGTTCCGAGCGCCGGGAGCAAGGTCACCCTTGGCGCCTATATGGCCGCCGGACTCCCCGCCGAAGGCATTCTGCTGCTCGACGCGACGGATTCGATCACCGACATCTTCAAGACCGTGTGCAACGTCACCGGCAACTTCGCCTCAGCAACCCTCGCGTCCCGCTTCGCCACGCGCGGCACAGAAGGGTCCGAGTAA
- a CDS encoding pirin family protein has protein sequence MSIRPVKKIVHAQPTLEGAGVHLRRAFGFGNTHDFDPFLLFDDFRGDDPKDYVAGFPWHPHRGIETITYVLAGSVDHGDSMGNRGTIGAGDIQWMTAGRGIIHQEMPHGDELGRMHGFQLWANLPSSLKMSAPHYQEIKSSQIPEAVDDDGTIARVICGEFWGKRGPVDGIAAEPTYLDIFVPAGKRKTIPMDTRRNAFAYVFAGDGRFADASDPQPVTTDDMGQEALLKEADNRSLVLFSSGDEITLEAGEEGIRFLLVSGKPLEEPVAWRGPIVMNTQDELRKAWEDLQNGTFLNP, from the coding sequence ATGTCCATCCGTCCCGTCAAGAAGATCGTCCATGCCCAGCCCACGCTTGAGGGTGCCGGCGTGCATCTGCGAAGGGCCTTTGGCTTCGGCAACACCCACGATTTCGACCCCTTTCTGCTCTTCGACGACTTCCGTGGGGATGACCCGAAAGACTACGTTGCCGGATTCCCTTGGCACCCGCACAGGGGCATTGAGACCATCACCTACGTTTTGGCGGGCTCGGTGGACCATGGCGACAGCATGGGGAACCGGGGAACGATCGGTGCGGGCGACATCCAGTGGATGACCGCCGGAAGGGGCATCATTCACCAGGAAATGCCGCACGGCGACGAGCTTGGCCGCATGCACGGATTCCAGCTTTGGGCCAACTTGCCCTCCTCGCTCAAGATGTCCGCGCCGCATTACCAGGAGATCAAGTCGAGCCAGATCCCGGAGGCTGTGGATGACGATGGGACCATCGCGCGGGTCATCTGCGGGGAATTCTGGGGCAAGAGGGGCCCGGTGGACGGCATCGCCGCCGAGCCGACCTACCTGGACATTTTCGTTCCGGCCGGAAAGCGCAAGACGATCCCGATGGATACGCGTCGCAACGCTTTCGCCTACGTCTTTGCCGGCGATGGGCGCTTTGCGGACGCGTCGGACCCGCAGCCGGTAACAACCGACGACATGGGGCAGGAGGCTCTCCTGAAGGAAGCGGACAATCGGTCTTTGGTGCTCTTTTCCAGCGGCGACGAGATCACGCTGGAAGCCGGAGAGGAAGGCATTCGGTTCCTGCTGGTCTCGGGCAAGCCGCTCGAAGAACCGGTGGCCTGGCGCGGGCCGATCGTGATGAACACCCAGGACGAGCTCAGGAAAGCCTGGGAGGACCTGCAGAATGGGACGTTCCTGAATCCCTGA
- a CDS encoding DNA alkylation repair protein, which produces MTKDQVMAELEALGSEKIRAINAKNGANDNQFGVKAGDLRAIANKIKTNHELGLELWSTGNWEARMLSTLVVKPKQLSAEDVDRMVREVHPSQTALMSHLADWLMTNVIRQHPDKEALRQKWMADGDMMAQRAGWSLTTERVLKAPEGLDLTALLDRIEREMGSAPKLAAWTMNFCLGEIGIKYPEHRQRVLAIGEKIGAFKDYPTPKGCVSPYVPFWVNEMVKRQGG; this is translated from the coding sequence ATGACCAAAGACCAGGTGATGGCGGAGCTTGAGGCGCTCGGCAGCGAAAAGATCCGCGCGATCAACGCCAAAAACGGCGCAAACGACAACCAGTTTGGTGTGAAAGCCGGCGACCTTCGCGCCATCGCCAACAAGATCAAGACCAACCACGAGCTCGGCCTCGAGCTCTGGAGCACAGGCAACTGGGAAGCCCGCATGCTATCCACCCTGGTGGTGAAGCCCAAGCAGCTCTCGGCGGAGGACGTCGACCGCATGGTCCGCGAAGTCCACCCCTCCCAGACCGCCCTGATGTCGCACCTCGCCGATTGGCTCATGACCAACGTCATCCGGCAGCACCCGGACAAAGAAGCCCTGCGCCAGAAGTGGATGGCGGACGGCGACATGATGGCGCAGCGCGCCGGCTGGAGCCTGACCACCGAGCGCGTCCTCAAGGCCCCCGAAGGCCTCGACCTCACGGCCCTGCTCGACCGAATCGAACGAGAAATGGGGAGCGCGCCAAAACTGGCAGCCTGGACGATGAACTTCTGCCTGGGTGAAATCGGCATCAAGTACCCGGAACACCGCCAACGGGTCCTCGCCATCGGCGAGAAGATCGGCGCCTTCAAGGACTATCCGACCCCCAAGGGCTGCGTCTCGCCTTATGTTCCCTTCTGGGTCAATGAGATGGTGAAGCGGCAAGGCGGGTAA
- a CDS encoding sugar nucleotide-binding protein has translation MSSQGATLIVGGNSFMARSFLTRFGTEGKRVVSHADIGQAGLLDGVEHLVNFALDPVYRREAYSPDHDIDLRLAERAAGTGIHYVMLSSRKAYAGSSQWGAKESDPTGGVDAYGVNKSITEKALRGLLGLENLAILRVANLMGYEFGEGRRSFMGMVLGSLKERGFVSYDMSPLVRRDFVTDDFFGEVLDRCLSGRIVGTYNVGSGVPLMAGEIALWIIEGFGSGELRITNPRVADEFVLDVSRLESDFGLKQTREDLKAYCLELGRRLRDA, from the coding sequence ATGAGTTCCCAAGGCGCCACACTGATCGTCGGAGGCAACAGCTTCATGGCGAGGAGCTTCCTGACGCGCTTCGGCACTGAGGGGAAGAGGGTGGTTTCCCACGCCGACATTGGCCAGGCAGGCCTGTTGGATGGCGTCGAGCACCTGGTGAATTTTGCCCTCGATCCCGTCTACCGCAGGGAGGCCTATAGCCCGGATCACGACATAGACCTTCGGCTCGCCGAAAGGGCCGCCGGAACCGGGATCCACTACGTAATGCTCAGCAGCCGAAAAGCCTACGCCGGGTCTTCGCAATGGGGCGCCAAAGAGTCCGACCCGACGGGTGGCGTCGATGCCTACGGCGTCAACAAGTCCATCACGGAGAAGGCCCTTCGAGGGCTGTTGGGGCTTGAAAACCTGGCCATCCTCCGCGTGGCCAATCTCATGGGCTACGAGTTCGGCGAGGGCCGCCGGTCGTTCATGGGAATGGTTCTGGGAAGCCTCAAAGAGCGCGGTTTCGTTTCCTATGACATGAGCCCGCTGGTGAGGCGGGACTTCGTGACCGATGATTTCTTTGGCGAAGTACTGGATCGCTGCCTATCTGGGCGGATCGTGGGAACCTACAATGTGGGTTCTGGGGTTCCTTTGATGGCCGGCGAGATCGCGCTCTGGATCATCGAGGGCTTTGGCTCTGGCGAGTTGCGGATCACGAACCCCAGGGTCGCTGACGAATTCGTGCTCGACGTGAGCCGCCTGGAGTCGGACTTCGGCCTGAAACAGACCAGGGAAGACCTGAAGGCCTACTGCCTCGAACTGGGAAGAAGACTGAGAGATGCCTAA
- a CDS encoding MFS transporter gives MGPSRLETLKSLKNANVDVALATAFGTLVSGTFLVGYVKHLGGSDAWVNLLVALPSLFGVLQIPGAIVGRSFSSYKRFVFPGGLLWRLLHWPLILLPLVTLGASLKLTLVAVCVSAAAACSLFVNPIYNDWLAELVPASSRGWYFGRRQIIATAVGATVGVIGGVVLDFFKDTGSADVGFSTIFGFGALCGAGSLVFFLRMHDLPRANPVKQSIREGLSAMLNPVRDRDFRKVLAFLTVFVVGQTIAGNLFSAFAIESLNMSFKILTVAGAMQAVGIVAFTRFWGYLADKYGNRPVLFLLAFGITLTPVMWMFCHPGQDTVNAAILIPGHIFSGLMWGGATLCQLNILLATAKPEDRANYIGVGLAVQALVGGLSPLVGGELMALYRTFWAPDVAYKVLFGTAMLARFLAVFPLLSVREEGSVRLREALKHIRKVTPKGYGALRSLAKSETPGHREEAIHRAASQGLSLALEEIIAALHDPSPRVRRQAAEALAKLQDPGAVPALVHMLEDHPDLVDEETFEALGELQDEEAVQPLVRYLESPRALTRRAAAKALGKIGSPSATEPLMRAAALDADPDLRRSALQALRLLGARQAVQIFLDALMDPYPSNRIAAAEAVAELELIEAREALRTSLRQFSDEGESEVAYALGAVGEITDLGTILEHAGHCKSIITRRRCLLGAGRLLGVEMELYRLFLLEGFARDTALIEALKPLTKTVKRARVALDRFSSGDEPGALKAMEKHLPRELAQAFEAYPVAEGFMVAALYAVSRAE, from the coding sequence ATGGGTCCGAGCCGCCTGGAAACCCTCAAATCGCTCAAGAACGCGAATGTGGACGTGGCGCTCGCGACCGCCTTCGGCACGCTGGTTTCCGGGACGTTTCTGGTCGGCTACGTCAAGCATTTGGGCGGTTCTGACGCCTGGGTCAACCTGCTCGTCGCCCTTCCCAGCCTGTTCGGCGTGCTTCAGATTCCGGGCGCCATTGTCGGGAGGAGCTTTTCCAGCTACAAGCGCTTCGTGTTTCCGGGTGGGCTCCTATGGCGCTTGCTGCATTGGCCCTTGATCCTGCTGCCGCTGGTCACGCTTGGCGCAAGTCTGAAGCTGACACTCGTCGCCGTGTGCGTTTCGGCGGCGGCGGCCTGCTCGCTCTTTGTGAACCCGATCTACAACGACTGGCTTGCAGAATTGGTCCCGGCGTCCTCGCGCGGCTGGTATTTCGGCCGGCGGCAGATCATCGCCACGGCCGTCGGGGCGACGGTCGGCGTCATCGGCGGCGTGGTCCTCGACTTCTTCAAGGACACCGGCTCGGCTGACGTCGGGTTCTCCACCATCTTCGGCTTCGGCGCGTTGTGCGGAGCCGGGAGCCTCGTGTTCTTCCTTCGTATGCACGATCTGCCGCGGGCCAACCCGGTCAAGCAGTCGATCCGCGAGGGCCTGTCGGCGATGCTGAACCCCGTCCGAGACAGGGACTTCCGCAAGGTCCTTGCGTTCCTGACGGTGTTCGTAGTGGGCCAGACGATTGCCGGCAACCTCTTCAGCGCGTTCGCCATCGAGAGCCTGAACATGTCGTTCAAGATCCTGACGGTAGCGGGCGCGATGCAGGCGGTCGGGATCGTCGCATTCACGCGGTTCTGGGGCTACCTGGCCGACAAATATGGAAATCGCCCGGTGCTCTTCCTGCTGGCGTTCGGGATCACGCTCACACCCGTCATGTGGATGTTCTGCCATCCCGGCCAGGACACGGTGAATGCCGCAATCTTGATCCCAGGGCACATCTTTTCCGGCCTGATGTGGGGAGGCGCCACCCTCTGCCAGCTCAACATCCTGCTCGCGACGGCCAAGCCCGAGGACCGAGCGAATTACATCGGCGTCGGCTTGGCGGTTCAGGCTCTGGTGGGCGGCCTCTCACCCTTGGTCGGCGGCGAACTTATGGCGCTGTACCGCACTTTTTGGGCGCCCGACGTCGCTTACAAGGTGCTCTTTGGGACGGCGATGCTGGCCCGGTTCCTGGCGGTGTTCCCGCTGCTGTCGGTGCGCGAGGAGGGTTCGGTGCGGCTCCGTGAGGCCCTGAAGCACATCCGCAAGGTCACGCCGAAGGGTTATGGGGCGCTCAGGAGCCTTGCCAAGAGCGAGACGCCCGGCCACCGCGAGGAAGCCATCCACCGTGCAGCGTCCCAGGGGCTTTCTTTGGCGCTTGAAGAGATCATTGCCGCGCTGCATGATCCTTCACCCAGGGTCAGGCGGCAGGCTGCCGAGGCGCTCGCCAAGCTGCAAGACCCCGGGGCAGTGCCTGCCCTGGTCCACATGTTGGAGGACCACCCGGACCTGGTGGATGAGGAGACCTTTGAAGCTCTGGGCGAGCTTCAGGACGAGGAGGCGGTGCAGCCGCTGGTCCGCTATCTGGAGAGCCCCCGGGCTCTCACGCGCCGCGCAGCGGCCAAAGCGCTCGGCAAGATCGGGTCACCTAGCGCTACGGAGCCGCTGATGCGGGCTGCGGCGCTGGACGCCGATCCGGACCTGCGCCGCTCGGCGCTCCAGGCCCTGCGCCTCCTCGGAGCACGGCAGGCGGTGCAGATCTTCCTGGATGCGCTGATGGACCCCTATCCGAGCAACCGGATCGCGGCGGCCGAGGCCGTCGCCGAGCTCGAGTTGATCGAAGCTCGGGAAGCGCTAAGGACTTCGCTGCGACAGTTCTCCGATGAGGGTGAAAGCGAGGTTGCCTACGCGCTGGGGGCCGTGGGTGAAATCACGGACCTGGGCACGATCCTGGAGCACGCGGGACACTGCAAATCCATCATCACCCGTCGGCGGTGCCTGCTGGGCGCGGGTCGGTTGCTGGGGGTCGAGATGGAGCTGTACCGGCTTTTCTTGCTGGAGGGCTTCGCACGGGATACGGCCCTGATTGAGGCCCTCAAGCCCCTGACCAAGACCGTCAAGCGGGCTCGGGTTGCTCTTGATCGGTTCTCCTCCGGCGATGAGCCCGGGGCACTGAAGGCGATGGAGAAGCATCTGCCCAGAGAACTGGCCCAGGCCTTTGAGGCGTATCCTGTCGCTGAGGGGTTTATGGTCGCGGCGCTCTACGCCGTCAGCAGGGCCGAATAG
- a CDS encoding winged helix-turn-helix transcriptional regulator, whose product MRRFKAEVFQALAHPTRIHVVEALAVGTRSVSDLAHEVGVEQANLSQHLAVLRSKGIVVSRKEGNQVHYSLRDPLLAEVLASMKQVFQNHLEESLEMLRTMESEA is encoded by the coding sequence CTGCGCAGATTCAAAGCGGAGGTCTTCCAGGCCTTGGCCCATCCGACGCGCATTCACGTTGTCGAGGCGTTGGCGGTGGGGACGCGCTCGGTGTCGGATCTGGCCCATGAAGTTGGCGTCGAACAGGCCAACCTTTCGCAGCATCTTGCCGTGCTCAGGTCCAAAGGGATCGTCGTTTCTCGCAAGGAGGGGAACCAAGTTCATTACAGCCTGCGCGACCCGCTGCTGGCCGAAGTCTTGGCGAGCATGAAACAGGTATTCCAGAACCACTTGGAAGAATCGCTTGAGATGCTGCGCACGATGGAGAGCGAGGCCTAG
- a CDS encoding STAS domain-containing protein: MGRKPFDIPNDSLLPRSYECLSEYRTKTFIQDLIAGVTVGLVALPLALAFAISSGMPPQAGITCAVVAGFLISLLGGSKVQIGGPTGAFVVVVSGIIAKHGIDGLYMCTMMAGVVLVLLAVTRLGTAVKFIPRPVVIGFTNGIAVLIASTQIKDFLGLQIDKVPGEFLGRMGAIAGSLGSYSPQALTIGLATLLVVIGFTRFAGRVPGSVVSLVVLTGLVWWLQLPIETVGGRFGVLPSGLPTLRLPTFRPDLILPLLSPTITVAMLGAIESLLSAVVADQMAGDKHRPNAELLAQGIANIASPLVGGLPATGAIARTATNVRSGAKTPVAGMIHAATLALVLLTASRLAEHIPLCVLAAILLTVAWNMGEWREIPEVLRQSKADVAVWALTFLLTVFADLTVAVEVGMMLAALLFIQRVTTTTSVSRVTPEYIEAGFAHSLQTNELPDGVAVYRIHGPFLFGSSDKLSLIEEELESLPKVVMLRIRNMTALDATGLHAFEHLADRLHETGRELILCGARAQPLRLMNRTEFHRHVGEENIQPNLSAAIERAKAILG; encoded by the coding sequence ATGGGGCGGAAACCCTTCGACATCCCGAACGACTCGCTGCTGCCGCGCTCCTATGAGTGCTTAAGCGAATATCGGACGAAGACCTTCATTCAAGACCTCATCGCAGGCGTGACGGTCGGCCTGGTCGCTCTTCCACTGGCCCTGGCCTTTGCGATCTCCTCGGGAATGCCGCCGCAAGCAGGAATCACCTGCGCCGTCGTGGCCGGCTTTCTGATTTCCCTGCTCGGCGGCTCCAAGGTCCAGATTGGCGGGCCCACTGGCGCGTTCGTGGTCGTCGTCTCTGGCATCATCGCGAAACACGGGATCGACGGCCTCTACATGTGCACGATGATGGCGGGCGTCGTCCTGGTGCTCCTGGCGGTCACGCGTCTTGGGACAGCCGTCAAATTCATCCCGCGTCCGGTCGTCATTGGGTTCACCAACGGCATAGCGGTCTTGATCGCGAGCACCCAGATCAAGGACTTCCTGGGTCTGCAGATCGACAAGGTTCCAGGTGAATTCCTGGGCCGAATGGGCGCCATCGCTGGGAGCCTCGGGTCCTACTCGCCGCAGGCGCTCACGATCGGCCTGGCCACGCTGCTCGTCGTCATCGGCTTTACGCGCTTTGCCGGGCGGGTTCCGGGGTCGGTGGTTTCTCTCGTGGTGCTTACCGGCCTCGTGTGGTGGCTTCAGCTCCCGATCGAGACCGTGGGGGGGCGTTTCGGCGTTTTGCCCTCGGGCCTGCCTACGCTGCGCTTGCCCACGTTTCGGCCCGACCTCATCCTGCCGCTCCTCTCGCCCACCATCACGGTGGCCATGCTGGGCGCCATCGAGTCCCTACTGTCGGCGGTCGTCGCAGACCAAATGGCGGGCGACAAGCACCGTCCCAACGCGGAGCTTCTGGCACAGGGAATCGCCAACATCGCCTCCCCGCTGGTTGGGGGGCTCCCGGCAACAGGCGCCATCGCGCGAACCGCCACAAACGTTCGGTCTGGGGCAAAGACGCCCGTGGCCGGAATGATCCATGCCGCCACGTTGGCGCTCGTGCTCCTAACGGCGTCCCGCCTGGCAGAGCACATCCCCTTGTGCGTGCTCGCCGCAATCTTGCTCACCGTCGCCTGGAACATGGGCGAGTGGCGCGAAATCCCCGAGGTCCTGAGGCAGAGCAAGGCCGACGTGGCGGTTTGGGCGCTGACCTTCCTGCTCACCGTGTTTGCGGACTTGACCGTCGCGGTCGAGGTCGGTATGATGCTCGCCGCACTCCTCTTCATTCAGCGCGTGACGACCACGACGTCGGTATCGAGGGTCACCCCCGAGTACATCGAAGCCGGCTTCGCGCACAGCTTGCAGACCAACGAGCTTCCGGATGGCGTGGCCGTATATCGGATCCACGGCCCGTTCCTTTTTGGCTCAAGCGACAAGCTCTCCCTGATCGAGGAGGAGTTGGAATCGCTTCCCAAGGTGGTGATGCTGCGGATCCGCAACATGACTGCCTTGGACGCCACCGGGCTGCATGCCTTCGAGCACTTGGCCGACCGGCTTCATGAGACGGGAAGAGAATTGATCCTTTGCGGCGCCAGGGCGCAGCCCCTGAGGCTGATGAACCGGACGGAGTTTCACCGGCATGTGGGTGAAGAGAACATCCAGCCGAACCTGAGCGCGGCGATCGAGAGGGCGAAGGCGATCTTGGGCTGA
- a CDS encoding dipeptidase yields the protein MLSLLLAVSLLQPTAPQDVARAHALELHKRYPLIDGHNDLPWSFRRGGGNIFDQVDIRKFREGGQTDIPRLRAGGLGGQFWSVYVPVSLGADEAVKTTKEQIGIVYKLAKRYPDTFEIAWTADDVERIFRSGKVASMVGMEGGHSINNSLKTLGDMYRLGARYMTLTHSLNTPWADSATDEPKSHGLNDFGRKVVLEMNRLGMLVDLSHVSAETMHDVLDVAKAPVIFSHSGSRAVCDHPRNVPDDVLRRLKKNGGVCMVVIFGPYTSQAIADWNKTRTAYRQGLDRQAVGVSQIEAKMADWEKSHPRPKATLKQVADHIDHIRKVAGIDSIGIGSDFDGGGGVDGLNDVSQYPDLTAELIRRGYKDEEIGKILGLNVLRVMREAERVAREMKAATTK from the coding sequence ATGCTCTCGCTCCTGCTTGCTGTTTCACTGCTCCAGCCAACCGCACCGCAAGACGTCGCCCGGGCGCATGCGCTTGAGCTGCACAAGCGATATCCGCTCATCGACGGCCACAACGATCTACCCTGGTCGTTCAGGCGCGGCGGCGGCAACATCTTCGACCAAGTCGACATCCGCAAGTTCCGGGAGGGCGGCCAGACCGACATCCCCCGGCTCCGCGCCGGCGGCTTGGGTGGGCAGTTTTGGTCGGTCTACGTGCCCGTTTCGCTGGGGGCGGATGAAGCCGTCAAAACCACGAAGGAGCAGATCGGCATCGTCTACAAACTGGCCAAGCGTTACCCGGACACCTTCGAAATCGCCTGGACCGCTGACGACGTGGAGCGGATCTTTCGATCCGGCAAGGTCGCCTCAATGGTGGGCATGGAGGGCGGCCACAGCATCAACAACTCTCTGAAGACGCTGGGAGACATGTACCGGCTGGGCGCCAGGTACATGACGCTCACCCACAGCCTGAACACCCCCTGGGCCGATAGCGCCACCGACGAGCCGAAGAGCCACGGGCTGAACGACTTCGGACGCAAGGTCGTGCTCGAAATGAACCGCCTTGGCATGCTCGTGGACCTGTCTCACGTGAGCGCCGAGACCATGCACGACGTGCTCGACGTCGCCAAAGCGCCCGTGATCTTCTCTCACTCCGGCTCTCGAGCGGTCTGTGACCATCCCCGAAACGTGCCCGACGACGTGCTTCGAAGGCTCAAGAAGAACGGCGGCGTGTGTATGGTGGTCATCTTCGGCCCGTACACGTCGCAGGCGATCGCCGACTGGAACAAAACGCGCACCGCTTACCGGCAGGGCCTGGATCGTCAGGCCGTCGGAGTCAGCCAGATCGAAGCCAAGATGGCCGATTGGGAGAAGTCCCACCCCCGCCCCAAAGCAACCCTCAAACAGGTCGCCGACCACATTGACCACATCCGAAAGGTCGCTGGGATCGACTCCATCGGCATCGGGTCGGACTTCGACGGCGGGGGCGGCGTGGACGGCCTGAATGACGTCTCGCAATACCCAGACCTCACCGCCGAGCTCATCCGAAGGGGCTACAAGGACGAAGAGATCGGCAAGATTCTGGGCCTGAACGTCCTGCGCGTCATGCGAGAAGCGGAGCGTGTGGCAAGAGAGATGAAGGCGGCCACGACCAAATAG
- a CDS encoding 1-acyl-sn-glycerol-3-phosphate acyltransferase: MARRYKPWYGFIIWLARTVLFKLTGGIRVVGQENVPFTGPLIVAPNHSSNLDPEAAAVCVGRQITFMAKAQLFKVPVLGQLIRSLGAFPVHRGTADTEALRLTYRLLGEGRAVLVFPEGTRGDGKQLLPVSRGIAMIAKRSGAPVLPVAIIGNHKKMPKGRPWIGWGRTIVAFAKPLRFEDFQEGRSEKEAGEALARAWCAEIVRLFREQGAKIEMPETAA, from the coding sequence ATGGCGCGGCGCTATAAGCCCTGGTACGGCTTCATCATCTGGCTGGCGCGCACCGTGCTGTTCAAACTCACCGGCGGCATTCGCGTCGTCGGGCAGGAGAACGTCCCCTTCACCGGCCCGCTGATCGTCGCCCCCAATCATTCGAGCAACCTCGATCCCGAAGCCGCCGCCGTCTGCGTGGGGCGGCAGATCACCTTCATGGCCAAGGCGCAGCTCTTCAAGGTTCCGGTCCTGGGCCAACTCATCCGTTCGCTGGGCGCGTTCCCGGTGCACCGCGGCACCGCAGACACCGAGGCCTTGCGCCTGACCTACAGGTTGCTCGGCGAGGGGCGCGCGGTGTTGGTCTTCCCCGAGGGGACGCGGGGTGATGGCAAGCAGCTTCTTCCCGTGAGCAGGGGCATCGCCATGATCGCCAAGCGATCTGGAGCGCCGGTGCTTCCTGTCGCCATCATTGGCAATCACAAGAAGATGCCCAAAGGACGCCCCTGGATCGGCTGGGGGCGGACGATCGTCGCTTTCGCAAAGCCCCTGAGATTTGAGGACTTCCAGGAGGGCCGATCGGAAAAGGAGGCTGGCGAGGCCCTGGCACGGGCCTGGTGCGCGGAGATCGTGAGACTCTTCAGGGAGCAGGGCGCAAAAATCGAGATGCCTGAGACGGCAGCATAG
- a CDS encoding VOC family protein, translating into MVSVRESPRTREGCSPERRRFVRVTMNLGWLDVCLGVRNVAVSRAFYEGLGFRRVEGEDEEGWAVMVLAESRISLFGAQFLDSGSVTLNFRGGHIAEIVAALSSRGPRFEKQPQCNPDGSGSATIFDPDGFRIFFDSAPGETQLK; encoded by the coding sequence ATGGTATCAGTTCGCGAGTCGCCAAGAACACGCGAGGGGTGCAGCCCGGAAAGGCGCCGATTCGTCCGAGTAACGATGAACCTTGGCTGGCTCGATGTGTGTTTGGGGGTTCGGAACGTTGCCGTATCGCGGGCTTTCTACGAGGGCCTTGGCTTTCGCCGAGTCGAAGGCGAAGACGAAGAGGGCTGGGCGGTGATGGTGCTTGCGGAATCGCGCATCAGCCTATTCGGGGCCCAGTTTCTCGATAGCGGAAGCGTCACCCTGAACTTCCGGGGCGGGCACATCGCAGAAATCGTCGCCGCGCTCTCATCTCGGGGCCCTCGCTTCGAGAAGCAACCTCAGTGCAATCCGGATGGCAGTGGATCCGCCACCATCTTCGATCCGGATGGGTTTCGCATCTTCTTCGACTCGGCGCCCGGTGAGACCCAACTGAAGTGA